From a region of the Agrobacterium tumefaciens genome:
- a CDS encoding MFS transporter gives MQNSLETKKVPGAVYILAIGIFAMVMSEFAVAGLMPQLAEGLDTTIAQIGYLVTVFAVAMAVGGPVLVFLLHRLSPKTSLLIILAIFLIGNVIATFASSYGVMVVARVVTGVASQAFFGVAISLCARLVDVKMRGRAIGVAMNGLMLGTLLGLPAATLIGARFGWQSAFWAIAIATAVAGILTIFFVHNPPAESDTPESVLSIKEQAAVFMRPQLIFALLSSTLIIGATFAAFSFFTPILTELSGFALGTVPWLLFAYGAATVIGNSIVARLADRHTVVTLLGGTILNALFLAGLAIWTQIAPVALIFMIAIGLVGVTMNPAMTIRVQRAGNASPLVNTVHSSFITLGIIISSAVGSALVDKYGLHSTLLLGVAMAALAILAILPAMANPYIRSGESDRVLT, from the coding sequence ATGCAGAATTCACTAGAAACTAAGAAAGTCCCCGGTGCCGTGTATATTTTGGCAATCGGGATATTTGCCATGGTTATGAGCGAGTTTGCAGTCGCAGGGCTCATGCCACAACTCGCAGAGGGTCTTGATACGACAATCGCCCAGATTGGTTATCTTGTCACCGTATTCGCTGTCGCTATGGCCGTTGGCGGGCCTGTGCTTGTCTTCCTCCTGCACCGCTTATCACCAAAGACCAGTCTTCTCATAATCCTTGCGATTTTTCTGATTGGAAACGTCATCGCTACTTTCGCCTCCAGCTACGGTGTTATGGTCGTGGCACGAGTGGTCACAGGCGTGGCTTCGCAAGCGTTCTTCGGGGTAGCTATCTCCCTATGCGCGCGTCTTGTTGACGTGAAAATGCGCGGGCGGGCCATTGGGGTCGCAATGAATGGGCTCATGCTTGGGACACTTCTAGGCCTTCCTGCTGCCACGCTTATTGGCGCACGGTTCGGATGGCAGTCGGCCTTCTGGGCAATTGCAATTGCTACCGCCGTGGCGGGTATCCTAACTATATTCTTCGTTCACAACCCACCGGCCGAAAGTGATACTCCGGAGTCAGTGCTGTCAATCAAGGAACAGGCGGCAGTCTTCATGCGCCCTCAACTGATCTTTGCCCTTCTCTCAAGCACGCTTATCATTGGGGCCACTTTTGCGGCATTTAGCTTCTTTACTCCAATTCTCACGGAACTCTCTGGATTTGCCCTGGGCACCGTTCCATGGCTACTGTTTGCCTACGGTGCCGCCACGGTGATCGGAAATAGCATAGTGGCTCGGCTCGCTGATCGCCATACTGTCGTCACCCTTCTCGGAGGAACTATCCTGAATGCGTTGTTTCTAGCCGGACTGGCGATATGGACGCAAATCGCCCCTGTCGCGCTGATTTTCATGATCGCAATCGGCCTCGTAGGCGTCACAATGAATCCGGCGATGACAATCCGAGTACAGCGCGCAGGAAACGCTTCCCCCCTAGTGAATACCGTTCACTCATCCTTTATTACTCTCGGCATTATTATCAGCAGCGCGGTTGGCTCAGCATTGGTGGATAAATATGGCCTCCACTCGACTCTACTTCTCGGTGTGGCGATGGCAGCCCTAGCAATTCTCGCGATCCTGCCAGCCATGGCTAACCCATACATTCGTTCCGGAGAGAGTGATCGCGTCTTAACGTAG